The Heptranchias perlo isolate sHepPer1 chromosome 15, sHepPer1.hap1, whole genome shotgun sequence genome contains the following window.
TGCTCAACCAATTCAATCATTTTGTAGTCTTCAGTCATTGCTATGCTCGAAGAAGCCATGTCATGCCTATGCTGCCTCTCAGGAAAACAGTGATTTGAAAAAGATGAGTAGATTTGGTCAGGATTCATGCTTGTGCTTGTGCAACGGTTAAGAAGTCCTCCCAACGCATCTGTAAGCTCTGCATTTAGAACCTTCAGCACTTTATCATCGTAATAGTCACAGTCTGTATCTGGCACACCTTGTCGTAGCAAAAAATATCTGAAGCCATCTGCTGTGTACGCAGAAAATCGTTCCATGGGATCAATAACATTCCCACGGCTCTTGGACATCTTCTGGCCATTGACTGTCCAATGTGAATGGACATAGATTTGCTTTGGTAACTGCAGGCCAGCTGCCATCAGGAAAGCAGGCCAATATATAGCATGGAACTTGAGAATATCCTTCCCAACAATGTGATGTGCTGTAGGCCACCAATGATTATGATCCTCTGGATAACCTGCCACAGTCAGGTAATTGACTAAGGCATCTAACCAAACATAAATTGTTTGTGTTGAATCTCCTGGAACTGGGATACCCCACTTCAAACGGTTTCTCTGTCGCGATACTGATAAGTCTGGAATTTCTTCCTGTAGCCAACGGACAACAATATGATGGAATTTTTCAGGATATATTGCATGTGGATTCTCCTTCAACCACTCTAACAACAATGGTCTGAACTCAGACAGTCTGAACATGTAATTTTCTTCTTTAGTCCATTCTACCTGTTGGTTAGAAATAAATTTTACCATAAATTTCAAAATACAATTACTGTACTGCCCCAGTTTTCCCCAGGTGATGGATTTTGATttctttgattaaaaaaaaactcagtacTCATTGTGTATGAAACATAGAATTTATTTGCAGGGATGAGAAATACCCAAGAACTCAAGAGTGAACATCACCTCAATCAAGCTTCCACCAGACATATAGCAATGGCACAAAGCTGGATTTTTCACTTGAAGAGTTCACAAGGATTGCAAGTGGGCTATTGGTAATATACTGATGCAGGAGAGTGTGCTCTTTTGAGGTTGGATTAAGGTACATTGTTAAGGCAGTGCAGAGGGAAGGTTTACTCTGCAGCTGGCTTATTGTTTGAGTTGCATCATATCACTGTGGTACTGAGTGCTAaaaagtagagaaaatgtttaattttctttCAAGCTTGAACAAGCTCTTAAAAAAAAGCCACACAAAGCAGCTGAAACATTATGAAAAATTCAGATACTGGATATAGCAGCATACTGAGCAACCAAATGTATTGCTCCTTTCCATTAACATCTACCCCAATGTATTGATCCCATATAATGTTCCTACTGTTCAGGCAATCGATCAGATCTGAACATTGTGTTGGAAAGTGCTGAACCAATGTCAGGCATATGATTACCTTGTGTCCACTTTCCAAAGATACTTTAATAATGTTCCCATTTGTATCTTTTCTTTCTACAACTTGCGAATCAGAAAGGAAAGTCTCATCTGGAGTGGAATACCATCCTTCGTATGTTCCTTGGTAGACGTAGCCCTTTTCACGCAAAACACACCAAAAATGTTGGACAGCATTTTTGTGACGTTCCTCTGTGGTTCGAATGTAATCGGTGTATGAAACTAGGGACTGTTGGAATAATGTCCTGAACTCCTCAGAAACTTTGGAGCAGAATTCCAATGGGTCTTTAGCTGCAGCATCCGCAGCTTGTTGAATCTTCTGGCCATGCTCATCTGTACCTGAAATAAATTTCGCAGCTGTGTCACATGTACACAACAATACCCAACACCCAATATATAAATATTTCCAATAAGTGAAAAACCACTGGTGGTACAGTTCACTGCAGCATCAGCATATGGCTTGAGTGTGAATGAATATGGATTTGAACACATATTCCAATCCCCACTGCCGCCCTATGTTATTGCAGAGATATTAATCTTAGCCATATTTCCCTGGAATTGGTATGAAACACAGGACAAATGCAACCCACAAGGGAAGAGAGCATTATCAATATCACACTTCAGCCAATAGCAGCTGGCAGCTGAGAGCACATGAATGGCCTGGAGAGACCTATATAGGGTgggaaataaagggggcaatttGTCATCTATAATTTCTACATCCATTCACTTCGACAAGACAACTATGGCGTGTTAAAAAGCCCAGTGTCATTCCCAGTTttcattttacaaaaaaaagCTGGCTCATTCATACTTGTGATTAGCATTACAATATTCTACTGAAGGCAATATGTGCTACATGCAGAATTGCCATGACTGTTACAAGCAAAGCAGCATGAAAGAGTTTTGAAACAAAAAATGCTTTTACTGTACCagcaaaatggaaaaaaaagccgGCTGCTGCACCTAGTGATCACACCATTACCCTTAGTATGGCACAGCAAAGCACGTTTCCTTAATACAAGACATCTGTAGCAACAGTCATTACAAATATTACCAAGTTTTAAAGTGAGTTGTTTAAATAGTTCATTCAATGGACTAACATCCTTATTATTTCACTATAAAACTGCAATGGGCCAAACCCTTTTCCgtataaacaaaaagcaaaatactgcagatgctggaaatctggaaacaAGATATAAAATATTTTCAAATTATCCCTTTTTCTGATTGTCACAGCAATGATAAACTTCCCCCAAAGagcagtatattttgaaattctaATCACATGTAGCTCATACAGTCAAACTTGTTGGATAAACATATCATGTGGGTATGCTCTATTTTTCTATTtactgggaaggagatagaggagcaaatttgcatgcaaattacagaaagatgcaagaactatatagtgataatgggggaacttcaattatcccaatatagactgggacactaacagtgtaaagagcaaagaggaggaagaattcctgaaatgtgttgagaactttctggaacagtatgtttccagcccaaccaggaaggaaacagtgttggatctagttctgaggaataaagtgggggaggtggagcatgtttcagtgggggagcatttgaggaacagtgatcacaatgtcattaggtttagaatatttatggaaaaggacaaggaacaatcaaatgtgaaagttCTTaagtggaggagggctaatttcagtgagttaaaaagggatcttgcccaggtggatttgaatcaaaaaacggtaagcaaaacagtaattgaacaaagggaggccttcgaggaggagttggtttgggtatagAGTGCACACATCTCTACGAGACggaaaggaagggtatccaaGCTAGAGCTCCCCCTAATTAAATATCTATATTTAAGATATAGACCTCAaactgaaacagaaaaaaggaggctcatgacaaatgtaaggttcataatacagtagagaaccgggatgaataaagaaagttcagaggagacctaaaaaagggaacgaggggcaaagagagagtatgagaataaattagcgactaacataaaagggaacccaaaagtcttttataaacatctaAATAGTAAAACAGTAGtcaaagggtgggaccgattaggggcaAAAAAGATCttcgtggaggcagaggacatggctacgatactaaatgaatacttcgcaactgtcttcactaaagaggatgctgccactgtagcagtaaaggaggaggcagtagcgatattggataggataaaaatagataaagaggtacttaaaagattggcagtactcaaagtagaaaagtcactcggtccagataGAATACATCTAAtgttactgaggaaagtaagggtggaaattgtggagattctggccacaatcttccaatcctacttagatatggggacggcgCCGGAGGTTCGAAAAAGGAAAGAGgagtaaacccagcaattactagcctatcagcctaacatcggtggtggggaaatttttagagacaataacttTGAGACACAATTTAGAGaagataaattggcacttggacaagtacaggctaataaatgaaagtcaacatggatttgttaaaggaaaatcgtgtttgactaacttgattgagttctttgatgatgtaatggagagggttgatgagggtagcggggttgatgtgtatatggcctttcaaaggcatt
Protein-coding sequences here:
- the mars2 gene encoding methionine--tRNA ligase, mitochondrial, whose amino-acid sequence is MSGSACFRVVRLPLELPSFGAWCLLSPSNVRALGCRLPPGRVLGGRVPGFTVRALSCPYSVSAAGLSPFFVTTPIFYVNAAPHIGHLYSAVLADALYRSKILMGHEAKFATGTDEHGQKIQQAADAAAKDPLEFCSKVSEEFRTLFQQSLVSYTDYIRTTEERHKNAVQHFWCVLREKGYVYQGTYEGWYSTPDETFLSDSQVVERKDTNGNIIKVSLESGHKVEWTKEENYMFRLSEFRPLLLEWLKENPHAIYPEKFHHIVVRWLQEEIPDLSVSRQRNRLKWGIPVPGDSTQTIYVWLDALVNYLTVAGYPEDHNHWWPTAHHIVGKDILKFHAIYWPAFLMAAGLQLPKQIYVHSHWTVNGQKMSKSRGNVIDPMERFSAYTADGFRYFLLRQGVPDTDCDYYDDKVLKVLNAELTDALGGLLNRCTSTSMNPDQIYSSFSNHCFPERQHRHDMASSSIAMTEDYKMIELVEQLPVDVEHYFEKFQIYKALEAINVCVRLTNGFFQRHAPWKLDRKNSEDCCQLETVLHVTLECLRVYGILLQPVVPTIANKLLSRLAVGPHERDWGHLNFLAKYHNNICLFEGRKLGPDTGLLFNRLERIDKTQSTTQGNWKMMKLQCTLK